The DNA segment AGCAGCGCCACCGCGGCCCGGCTGCACGAGGCCAGCGTCTCCGAAAGCCCCACCTGCAGCGGATGGCCGAAGGCCGCCGGGCCCACCGCAATCTGTCCCGGAGCCACCAGCGTCCGCCCGGGCCCGTAGGGAAGCCGCGTGGTCTCCAGCGCCGCCAACTCGAAGCCTTCCTCCAGCAGCCCATCCCGCGAGGCCATCATCAGCGCCTGGCACAAATCGGCTGGCGTCACCGCGGGCCCGAAGGCCAGCGCATAGACGGAGTCCGCGCCCGGCAGGAGGAACAATCCATCCACCGTGGGAAGCGGCGCGACCCAGAGCCGCGCCACCGGCGCGATTTCCAACCGCGACGACGCATGCCGCAGCCGCGCCTGCACCGCGGGCATCGTCGGCGCGGGCCGGAAGCCCGGGAAGAAGTTGTCGCCCATGAGAGGACCCGCGCCCCCCGCCAGGGCCACCGCGTGGAAGCGCTCGCCGCCTCCCTGCGCTCGGACCACCAGGGGGCCCGCACCTCGCACGGACGCCGGCGCATCGGGGGCCGCGGGCTGCCGCTCCACCCGGTCCACGTGCCGCTCGAGGAAGCGCGCGCCCTGGGCGCTGGCTGCCGTGGCCAGCACGTCCCGCACCTGGGCCAGCCCGCCTTGTCCTTGAGGCCAGCCGTCCACCACCCACAGGCCACCGGGAGAGGAGGGGAGCAGCTCGCGCCGCCCCTCGGAGATGATCTCCACGCCGCGCAGCTCGTGGGCGCGCCACTCGGTGGGGATGCGACAGCCCAGCGCGGCCAGCCGCGAGCGACACTCCGGCGTCAGCACGGCGGGCGGCGCGGTGCGCTCCGACAGGCCACCCGAGTAGACGCGCACATCGAGCGTCAGCCCCCGCGCCCTGCCATTGAAGAGCAGCGAGGCCGCCAGCCCCGCACCCGCGATACCGCCTCCGACGACCGCCACCCTCGAACCGCTCGTCAGCCTGTTGCCCAGAATCATCCGCGCCCTCTTGCTTCCCGCCGTCGCCTGCTGCGTCGTGCCCGCGCTCAGTGCCGTTGCACGGAAGGCGCCATGGCCGGACGGCCGAACACCACCACCCGGTCGCGCCCCTCGCGCTTGGCCTCATAGAGGGCCGCGTCGGCGGCCTTCATCAGCCCTTCCGTATCGTCCCGGGGTGTCTCCAATGTGTGGTCCGCGATGCCCACGCTCACGCTCAACCCGAAGGAGGCGGGGCGGCCGTCGCTCTTCTGCACGCCCACGGAGCGCAGGCCGGAGCGGATGCGCTCGGCGAACACCGCCGCCTCCAACGCCGTCTGGTGGGGCAGCAGCGCCACGAACTCGTCACCGCCGAAGCGCGCCGCGAAGTCCGACTCGCGCAGGTTGCCCTTGAGCTGGTTGGCCAGCGCGAGGATGGCCCGGTTGCCCACGTCGTGGCCCATGCCGTCGTTGATGGCCTTCAAGTGGTCCAGGTCGATGATCACCACGCTCAGCGGGTAGCCGTAACGCTGGGCGCGCCGCAGCTCCTCCTCCAACCGGATGGTGAGCGCCCGGAAGTTCGCCAGCCCCGTGAGGGCGTCCGTCTGGGCGAGGATCTGCAGCCGCCGCTGCTGTTCACTCTGCCGCAGCGCCCGGTCGATCCGTGCCATGAGCTCCCTCGCGCTCGCCGGCTTGTGGATGAAGTCCACGGCGCCCATCTCCAGGCAGCGCTCCAGGGTGGCCTCGTCCGCGTCCCCGGTCAGGAAGATGACCGGCGTGGACTCCGTCCGGGAGTCCTCCTGCAGCGCCTCCAGTACCGCCAGCCCATCCCCGCTGGGCAGGAACCTGTCCAGCAGCACCAGGTCCGGCCGGTGTTCCCTCGCCAGCTCCAACCCCACGCCCGCGTCCGCCGCCCCCAGCACGTCGAAACGCGAGGCGAGCAAATCAGACAGGCTCTCCAGCACGCTCGCGTCGTCCTCGATGACCAGGAGGAGGGACCGCTCGGAGGTGCGCCCTCGCCGTTGCATGAACGTCTCCGCTTCGTTGCGCTCCTGATGATTGGCGGTCCAGAGGTCTCGGATGCCACGCCCCACCAGGTGCTCCCGCCGCCCCTGCGCCGCCCCAGGCGCATCCGCCGCCTCCCGGTCCTGCGAGCACCCACCGCCTCCCGCAACCTTCACCCGAGACCTCCGGCCGCCAAGCCCATCGCCCTTGCCCGACGGGGAGTCACCCCCACCGACGCGCGTGGGCGTGGAGCAAGCTGCATGCCCTCGAGGAGGGCATCCGAGCGGACGTCATTTCAGGGGGTTGCACTCGCGCGCGGCGTCGCCCACGGGGAAAGGGCGGAAGTCGTTCCAGCGTGCGTCGTGGGGAACCGGTAGGAATTCCCGGGCGGAGGAGGGCAGGGCGCCCTCCACTCCGGCCCGCTGACTGCGGATCAACGTCGGGTAACGAACTGCATGCGCCGGCCGCCGCCACCGCCCATGGGGGGCATCATCGGCGGGGTCTCCAGGCCGAACTGCCACCACATGGGCTCGTACGGCTTCATCTTCAGGCGCTTGTCGTTCTGGAGCTGGCCGAGGCTGGCCTTGAGCTTCTCGTCCTTGGGGTTCTCCTCCACCCCGCGGCCGAGGACCCGGAGGGCCTCGTCCTTCTCCTTCTTCTGCAGGAGGCACCAGGCGTACACCGCCCAGACGATGGCCTCCTTCTTCCCGCTCTTGGCCGCGGCCTCGAAGGCGGCCTTCATCGCCGGGGTGTCATTGCGCTGGAAGTACAGGGCGCCCTCCATGGCCTTGGCCATGTAGTTGCGCGAGCTGCCCTTCTTGAAGTGGACCAGCGCGCCGTCCAGGTCCTTCACCATGTACTTCAACATTCCAATCTGCGCGTGAATCTCCGGCCCCACCATGAACTGCCACTTGTCGTAGACGAGGCCCTTCTCCAGCGTCTTCACCGCGCGCTCCACCCGACCCTCGGCGTCCTTCTTGCTCGTGGGCTGGGACTGGAGGTCCGACTGCACCGTCGTCATGAGCGCCTGGATCTGCCCGGCGACCCGGCGGCCCAGGAAGAAGAAGGTGATGACGGCCGCGATGAGGCCCGGGACGAGCCCGGCCCAGATGGAGAAGTTGGCGAGCTTCACCAGCAGCGCGACCACGATTCCCACTGCCAGCGAGATAAGAAGGTTGTACATGCGGGGGCCCTCATAGCGATGTACGTGCAGCACCGCAATCTTCGGATGCATCCGCGCGGCCATCGCGGTATACGTCTGGCCGCTTCACCAACAAACGGCCCTCTGTCGAAATTGGTAGACGAGGCGGACTCAAAATCCGCTGCGGCTGACCCCGCGTCCCGGTTCGAGTCCGGGGAGGGCCACTTCCCACGAGGGGTGGGCTGCCAGCATCCGCTGGGCGGCCCCCCTGCCCGGGAGTATGGCGGACGAGCTCCCGTCAGGGGCGTTGGAGATACCCCGAGATGAAGGTTCTGCTGGTCGAGGACGACGCGAGCCTCCGGGAAGGAATGGGCGAGTTGATCGCCGACCTGGCGGAGGTCCGCTCGGTGGGCGACGTGTCCCAGGCGCTGGAGGTCCTCTCCCAGGAGCGCTTCGAATTGGTGCTCACGGACCTGCGCATCGGCGGCGGCGAGGCGGGCGGTCGGGCCGTGCTGGAGGCCGCCCGGAAGGGGCGCCAGGCGGTGGCCATCGTCAGCGCGGCGTCCCCAGAGGAAGTGGCGCGGGCGCTGCGTCCTCATGTCCCCGACGGCATCCTGGTGAAGCCCTTCCAGATCGAGGACATCCTCGGGCTGGTGGAGCGCTTCCTCGCCGTGCACCGGGGCGTGGAGGCGGCCTCTCGGGGAACGACGGTTCCCTCGGAGGGAGACTGGGTGGAGTGCTCGCCCGGTGTGCACCTGGCGTCGCCGGGTGGCGGAGCGGGTGGCGCCATCTGGGTGCGGCTGGTGGCGGGCGGCCAGTGGACCTGGGCGGCGCGGCCGCGGGGACGCGAGGCGGCGCTGTTGCTCGAGGGCGAGCTGGACGTCGAGGGGACGCGCTTCGTGGCCCCCGCGTCATTCTTCGTGGGCGCGGAGGACTCTCCCGAGGTGCGGACCGCCACCGGGTGCCTGGTCATCACGCTCGGCCTGGACGGTTGAAAGGGCAGGTTGGCATCCGTGGACACTGTCTGGCCTACACAGCCGCTGGATGCGGCGCGGCTTGGTCGTCCCTCGCGGCGGGGAGCGACGGCGGCGCTCGAGGCGCACATCGCGGTGTTGCGGGGCGAACCCTTGAAGGCCGCGCTGGCCAATGCGCTGCGCGACGCGGACGGGCTCGGAGGACAGGAGCGCCGGTTCGCCGCGCTCGTGGTGCGCGAGCTGTCCCGGCATCAGCGCCTGCTGGACCTGGCGGCGAAGCTGTTGGGTCACCCTCCGGGGAAGCTGGTGCTCACGGAGGACCAGGCGCTGGTGCGGTATGCGCTCTGGCGGCGCATCTTCTGTGGTGAGGGCTGGACGCGCATCGGTCCGGAGGTCCGGCTCCCCGGGCCGGTGAGGCCGCGCACCCTCAAGGACGAGGTGCTCCAGAAGGTGGTGGAGTCCCCGCTGCCGGAGGCGCCGCTGCCGGACACCCACGCGGAGCGGCTGGCGGTGCGCTACTCGTTCCCCAACTGGCTGGTGCAGAAGCTGGCGCAGGCCTATCCGGAGTCGGTGCTGGAGGGGCTGTTGTCCTCGCTCGACGAGGAGCCCGGACTGCACTTCCGGGTGCGGCCGCCAGGGACTCGCGACGCGGTGCTGGCCGCGCTCCAGGAAGAGGGCGTCGCCGCGGAGGCGGTGCTGGCGGCTCCGGACGCGGTGCGGGTGGTGGACGCGAGCCACCGCATCTTCGAGACCCGGGTGATGAAGACCGGGCGGCTTCAAGTCCAGGACGTGGGCAGCCAGCTCATCTCGGAGGTGTGTCGTCCGGTGGGGGGCTCACTGCAGGGGCTCACCGTGGCGGATGTCTGCGCGGGCGCGGGCGGCAAGACGCTGGCGCTGGCGGACTTCGTCGGTCCCACGGGGAAGGTGCTCGCGGGAGATCGCTCCCGTCGCCGGCTGGCCGAGGCCCGGGAGCGCGTGCGCCACTTCTCCTTGAGACAGGTGGCCTTCCCGCATCCGCTGCCCTTGTCGGAGGCGGACGTGCTCCTCATCGACGCGCCGTGCAGCGGGACGGGCTCGCTGGCGCGCGAGCCGGATCAGAAGTGGAAGCTGAACGCGGCGGAGATCGCCAAGTACCAGACCACCCAGTCGGAGCTGCTCGACGAGGTGAGTCGTCAGGCGAAGCACGGGGCGCTGGTGGTCTACGCCACGTGCTCGGTGCTGCCAGACGAGGACGAGGCCGTCGTCGAGGGCTTCCTCGCGAAGCACCCGGAGTTCACGCTGGAGCCGGTGGCGGACGTGCTCGGAGCGGAACGGGCGGCGCTCGCGGCCCAGGGGCCGTACCTCAAGGCGCTGCCTCCCCGAGTGCCCGGAGGCGGCTTCTTCGCGGCGAGGCTCCGGCGGACCGGGCAGGGTTGACAGTCCACGAGGCCACACGCTACGCCAGCGTAGGTTCTTCAAGGGGTGTCACCGACGTGCCGGCCGACCCGAAGCAGTCCGACGTGGTGAAGCAGATCAACGAGGCCTTCCAGGCGGCGCAGGCCCGACTGGCGCAGCTGCGCGAGGCGGTGGAGCGCAACTCGGACCTGGCCCGGGCGAACGCCAAGGCCACGGTGTTGAAGGACCAGAAGGAGCGCGCCTTCAAGGAGCTGGGCGAGGTCGTCTACCGGCAGATCCAGAAGGGCAGGCTGGAGCTTCCCGCGGGCTTCGCGTCCGCGCTCAAGGCCATCGAGGCCGCCGAGCAGGCAGCCGAGGCGCACGCGCGCGAGCTGACGGACATCCTCCGGGAAGGGGAAGAAGTCGCTGAGCGGTTGAAGGTTGGAAAAAACGCACCGAAGCCGCAAACAGTTCTTGGCCCTGGGAACAAGAGGCGGTAGAAGGCACCCACTTTCGACGTCGGGCCGCTCCCCAAGGCGGCCGGTAGCAAAAGACGGGGCTATAGCTCAGCTGGGAGAGCGCTTGAATGGCATTCAAGAGGTCACCGGTTCGATCCCGGTTAGCTCCACTCTGAAGTAGGAAGGCCCGCCTGGGAAACCCGGCGGGCCTTTTTCTTTTCCGGCGGGTGTCGCGAGGAACGTCGACGGTCTGGTCGCGCTGGCGGCTCGTGGCGCGGATCCGCGAGCCCTTCGTGTTCGAGGACCCGGACATCGCCGGGCCGCTCGCGTGGGGCCAGTCCGCGGGTCCCGACGAAATCACCGCTGCGTTTTGCTTCATCACGCATCTGTCCGTGCGACGGCGTGGTGCGGGACAGGGATGCGCGTGACGGACGACTCTCGACAGCGAACGAAGTTGGTCAATGACTGGGCGTCGGCGAACGAAGATGCTGCGCCGTCGTTGGGTTCTCGGATATGGGGCCCGCACGAGGCCGAGTGATGCGCAGACACCTGGATCGAGGCGTGACAGTGGCGCTGGTGCTCGCGGCCGGGATGTCGGCCGCGCAGTTCACACCGGGCTCAGCGGGGCAGGGTGGTGGTTCGACGCCAGGGACGACGGGAACCGGCACGACGTCCGGGACCTCCGGCACAGGCACCACGGGTGGCACGTCCGGAACGCCGGCGACCCCCGGCACGGGGACGGCGACACCGACACCGACGCCGGGGACTGGCTCCTCGACACCTGGAGTGTCGGGGCCGCAGACCCCCGCGCCGACGACGGGGGCGGGCGGCGGCACGCTGCCTCCCGGACCTCCGACGATTGCTCCCGAGTCGGTGGACTCGGCGTCGACGCCCTCGGGTGGACGCGCGGTGTCCCCGGCGCCCATGAAGGAGCCCGCGCGCGAGGCCCAGCAGGTGAAGCAGGGCGTCGCCAACGCGCCCGACACGCAGGCCCCGCAGAAGGCCGGTCCGTTGACGCTGGCGCAGCTGGTGGAGCGCGCGCGCACGTCGGACCTGCGGGTGGAGGAGGCCTCCGCGGAGCTGCGCAAGTTCGAGGCGCTCTACAAGCAGGCGCGGTGGGCCTGGTTCCCCAAGTTCGAAATCACCGTGGGCATGGGCGGCCCCATCCCCGAGGCGCGCAACGACGGCCTCGGCGGCCCTCCCACCACCAAGGCCTCGCTCGAGGGAGACCTCGACTTCGGCAAGGTGGGCGTGACGGTGTTCTCCAACGGCAACGCGGTGTTGCCCATCTACACCTTCGGCAAGCTGTCCGCGCTGGAGAAGGCCGGGGCCCAGGGGCCCATCCTCGGCGCGGCGCTGCGTGAGCGCGTGCGGGACGAGGTCGGCTTCCAGGCCGCGCAGGCGTACTACAGCTACCAGTTGGCGCGCGCCGGTCTCCAGCAGATGGAGGAGGTGTCCAAGCGCCTGGAGGACGCCGCCGAGAAGATCGCCGCGCTCCTGAAGGAGGAGTCGCCGCAGGTGTCCCAGGTGGACACGTACAAGGTCCGCTTCTTCCGGCAGGTGGTGGAAGCGCGCAAGGCGGACGTCATCCAGGGGCGCGCGCTCGCGATGACGGCCATCGGCCTGCTCGCCAACGCGCCGCCGGGCGAGGAGGTCGCCATCGTCGAGGAGGACCTGCCGCTCGAGGACGAGGTGCAGCCTCCGTCGCTGGAGCGCGCGCTGGAGCTGGCCGAGCAGTACCGCCCCGAGCTCACCGCCGTCGCCGCCGGCATCGTCGCGCGCGAGTCCGAAGTGTTGATTCGCGAGCGGAGCTACTTCCCGGACTTCGGCATCGCGGGCTTCTACGATTTGCGCTTCACGACCAGCGCGACGCGGCAGCGCAGCCCCTTCGCGTATGACCCGTATAACGACCGCACCGCGGGCCTCGGCCTGGTGATGCGGGGGACGTTCGACATCCCCATCAAGGACGCGCAGTTGGACCAGGCGCGCGCGGAGCTCGACAAGCTGCGCGCCCAGGAGAAGCAGATCCACGCCGCCATCCGCCTGGAGGTCACCAAGGTCCACGGTGAGCTGGTGGCCGCGTGGGCCAAGGCCAAGGCCTTCACCGACGCGGAGAAGAGCGCCCGTCGGTGGGTGACCTCCGCCTTCGCCGCCTTCGACCTGGGAACCGGCGAAACGAGAGATCTGGTGGACGCCTTCACCGCCTATGCGCAGGTTACAGGCGACCGGGCGAAGAGCTGGTTCGACGTCCGGTTGGGAATGGCGGCCCTCTCTCGTGTCACCGGGACGCCCCCGGCCCTGCGTGAATAATCGGGGCCACGCGCCTGTCCGCTGTATCGACCTTCTGCACGGAGCCGAAAACCATGATTGCTTCCCTGCTCGCCGCAACCCTGCTGGCCGCGGCGCCCACGCCCCTCACCGTCGTCAAGTCCGGGAACGCGGATGTCCAGAAGGCGGCCAACGCTCCCGGCGCCACCGTCGAGTCGCTCGCCAGCGTCGTCGAGAAGTTCGTCGACTTCCAGGAGCTCGCCAAGCGCGCCCTGGGTGACAAGACGTGGGACTCGCTCACGCCCGCCCAGCGCAAGGACTTCTCCGAGACGATGACGGGCCTGCTTCGCGCCTCCTACGCCCAGAAGGCCATCGGCCAGGCCCAGGCGGACGTGAAGTACGGCAAGGAGACCATCAAGGACTCCGAGGCCACCGTCGACACGACGCTCACCCTCAAGAAGGACCAGATCCCCGTCGACTACCGCCTCTACAAGGTGAAGAACGACTGGCGCATCTACGACGTCGTCACCGACGAGGTGTCCCTCGTGGACACGTACAAGGGCCAGTTCCAGAAGCTGCTGAGCACCAAGGGGTTCGACGGCCTGCTCTCCACGCTGAAGACCAAGCGGGCTCAGCTGGAGAAGGAGAACGCGGCCCAGTCCGCCAAGGGCACCGGCGGCTCGGCGGCTCCCGCGAAGTGAGCTGAACGCAGCTCGTGCTGACTTCGGGCCGGGGCTCCTCGAAAGAGGGCCTCGGCCTTCGTCGTTCCAGGGCTCAGGCGTGGCCGTAGGACGCGAGCGTCCCGACGAGTCCCTGGTCCAGGAGGATGGTGGGCGCGAAGCCCAGCTCTTTCGAGGCGCGCTCGGTGGTGCACGTCCACGCGGCGCACGTCATCTCGCGAACCTTGTCGCGGTTGAGGATGGGTACGGTGCCGCGCAGGCGGGCCATGGCCTCGGAGCCCAGGCCCAGGAAGTAGCCGACGGTGTCGGGCACCGGCAGCACGGTGGGGGGCGCGCGGCCCAGGGCCCGGGCCACCGCGGCGCAGACGTCCTCCCACGAGTACTCGTGCCCGTCGGACACGGTGTATACCCCGCGCGCCGCGTCGGCCTTGTCGAGCGTCGGGCCGCGCTCGGCGGCCGCGAGCAGCGCGGTGTTCAGGTCATCCACGTGGATGAGCGAGTAGCGCTTGGGGCCGAAGCCGCTCTTCAGCGCGACGCCGCGCTTCGCCATGGGGATGACGGAGGGGATGAACTCCACGTCGCCCGGCCCGTAGACCATGGGCGGACGGACGATGACGGATGGCACCTTGTCCGCCAGCTCGCGCACGGCCTCCTCGCCCCCCAGCTTGCTGCGGCCGTAGGTGGAGACAGGGGCCGGCGGGTCCTCCTCGCGGCGAGGACGCTCGGGCGTGGACGGACCCGCGGCGGCGAGCGACGAGCAGTACACCAGCCGGGGCGGGTGGGGCAGGGCGGCCATGGCCTCGGCGAGGCGCCGGGTGCCGTTGGCGTTGCCCTCGAAGTAGCCCGCGGGCTCCCGGGCCTTGGTGACGCCGGCCAGGTGCAGCACGCAGTCCACGTCGCGCACGGCCTCGGTGAGGCCCTCGCCCGTGGTCAAATCCCCGACGGCGAACCGGGCGCCGAGCGCCGCCAGCGCGTCGCGACGAGAGCTGGGGCGCACGAGCACGGTGAGCGAGTCGCCTCGCTCGACGATGCGGCTCGCGAGCCGCTGGCCGATGAAGCCGGTGCCACCGGTGAGCAGGAAACGCACGACGAGGACTCCCTGGGGGTTACAGCGAACGCTGGTAGAGGCGGTACGTCTTCGAGCGCTTGCCGCCCATCGACTCGATGGCGCGGTTGACAAGGTGGTTGTCCTCGAGCGTCCAGGAGATCTCCCCGCCCGAGTAGCCCAGGCGGTGCGCGGTGCGCAGCGTGTCCAGGTACAGGATGGCGTCCAGGCCCCGGCGCCGGTAGCCCTCCTTGATGCCGAGGGTGATGAGGCGCAGGCGCTGGATGCGGCGCGAGGCCAGCAGCATCTTCGTCAGGCCGATGGGCAGGCCGAAGGTGGTCAGGCGCCCGTTGGCGGCCTTGATGGCCACGTTGGCGTCCGGCAGCGTCATGGAGAAGGCCACCGGCTCGCCCTTCACCTCGGCGATGAGCACCAGCTCCGGCCGGACGATGGTCTTCATCTCCTTGGCCAGGTGGTCGAACTCCCTGTCGGTGAAGGGCACGAAGCCCCAGTTCTTCTCCCAGGCGGAGTTGTAGATCTCCCGGATGCGCTCGACCTCGGCGGCGAAGTCCTTGAGGTTCACCGCGCGCACGGTGATGCCCTCGCGCTGCCGCATCTTCTCCGCGATGCGCACCACCTTCTCGGGCGGCTCCGCGGACGAGGACAAATCGAACGCGAACAAATCTTTCGCCTTCACCAACCCGCACGCCTCCAGCAGCGCGGCGAAGTAGGGCGGGTTGTACGGCATCATGATGGCCGGGGGGACCTCGTGTCCCTCGATGAGCAGGCCCCAGTCCTGGTTGGACGAGAAGTTGGCCGGACCGATCATGCTGTCCAGCCCGCGCTCCTTCAGCCACGACGCCGCGGCGTCCAGGAGCAGCCGCGCGATGCCCGCGTCGTTCACGCACTCGAAGAGGCCGAAGAAGCCCTCCTTGGTGCCGTGGATCTCCTGGTGCCGGGGGTTGCGGATGGCGGCGATGCGGCCCACCACGTCCTGGCCTCGCCACGCGAGGAACAGCTCCACCTCGCCGTACTCGAAGAAGGGGTTCTTCTTCGGGTCCAGGAAGTCCTTGCGCTCCATCTCCAGCGGAGGGACCCAGTTCGGGTCCCCCGTGTAGAGCGAGAACGGGAAGCGGATGAACGTCATCCGCGCCGCGGCGTCCCGCACGGGCGTCACCAGGACATCCGAGGGGAGGGGCGGAAGGGCGGGCTGGACTGCGGGCGGCTCGGCGGGCAGGGCCATGGTGGAATCAGGTCCTCTCGGCGGAGTTGCCGTCGGTGCCGTTCTTCAGGAAGAAGTGCGCGCCCTTCTCCAACAGGAAGCCGGGCAGCTCGCCGCGCTTCTCCCAGAGCTTCATGGGCGCGGCGCGCAGCTGGCGCAGGTCCTCCGGCTGCAGGTTCGCCGCGCGCCAGGTGAGCTGCTCCACCGCGTCGAAGATCTTCCCGGCCACCTCGCGCGACGACATGCGCGACAGCTGATCCAGGGTGATGCCGCCCTGGTCCGCCAAGAGGCCCGCGGAGCCCGCCGCCCACTTCTCGCTCGCCTTGTTGGAGCGCACGGACGTGCCTGGACGGGCGATCTGCACCGGCTCGTACACGGTGGGGCGCGTCTGCGGAATCACGTTCAGCTTGCGGCCGATGGTCTCGAAGGTGTCCAGCACGCGGTCCAGCTGCGCGTCCGTGTGCGTGGCCATGAACGAGGTGCGGATGAGCGCGTGGCCCGCCTCCACCGCCGGCGGAATCACCGGGTTGGCGAAGACGCCCGCCTCGTGCAGCGCGCGCCAGAAGCGGAAGCACTTCGTCTGGTCGCCGATGTGCACGGGGACGACGGGCGTCACGGACACGCCGGTG comes from the Myxococcus fulvus genome and includes:
- a CDS encoding TolC family protein, with protein sequence MRRHLDRGVTVALVLAAGMSAAQFTPGSAGQGGGSTPGTTGTGTTSGTSGTGTTGGTSGTPATPGTGTATPTPTPGTGSSTPGVSGPQTPAPTTGAGGGTLPPGPPTIAPESVDSASTPSGGRAVSPAPMKEPAREAQQVKQGVANAPDTQAPQKAGPLTLAQLVERARTSDLRVEEASAELRKFEALYKQARWAWFPKFEITVGMGGPIPEARNDGLGGPPTTKASLEGDLDFGKVGVTVFSNGNAVLPIYTFGKLSALEKAGAQGPILGAALRERVRDEVGFQAAQAYYSYQLARAGLQQMEEVSKRLEDAAEKIAALLKEESPQVSQVDTYKVRFFRQVVEARKADVIQGRALAMTAIGLLANAPPGEEVAIVEEDLPLEDEVQPPSLERALELAEQYRPELTAVAAGIVARESEVLIRERSYFPDFGIAGFYDLRFTTSATRQRSPFAYDPYNDRTAGLGLVMRGTFDIPIKDAQLDQARAELDKLRAQEKQIHAAIRLEVTKVHGELVAAWAKAKAFTDAEKSARRWVTSAFAAFDLGTGETRDLVDAFTAYAQVTGDRAKSWFDVRLGMAALSRVTGTPPALRE
- a CDS encoding response regulator, giving the protein MILGNRLTSGSRVAVVGGGIAGAGLAASLLFNGRARGLTLDVRVYSGGLSERTAPPAVLTPECRSRLAALGCRIPTEWRAHELRGVEIISEGRRELLPSSPGGLWVVDGWPQGQGGLAQVRDVLATAASAQGARFLERHVDRVERQPAAPDAPASVRGAGPLVVRAQGGGERFHAVALAGGAGPLMGDNFFPGFRPAPTMPAVQARLRHASSRLEIAPVARLWVAPLPTVDGLFLLPGADSVYALAFGPAVTPADLCQALMMASRDGLLEEGFELAALETTRLPYGPGRTLVAPGQIAVGPAAFGHPLQVGLSETLASCSRAAVALLDGGLDAGALERRYVREGLCELMEDASAGARAVGWLRRAGKRAPSAFVAAKGRRTSVGIHGGGVLGLSAPTPLALLGAVRWAGLRETMSNWLRMSLEPVPLAIPELEPDLYYVVDDDADAREALTALLESTGAKVVAFADELALFCAVARRPPTAIVLDVVLHWVDGLRLCEGLKQHPLTRNTRVVVMSGLNRPHVRQRALDAGAEAFLPKPVDPELLMRILTGRLTSSGGSNERIAPLPPSETGESDRYAAY
- a CDS encoding RsmB/NOP family class I SAM-dependent RNA methyltransferase encodes the protein MLRGEPLKAALANALRDADGLGGQERRFAALVVRELSRHQRLLDLAAKLLGHPPGKLVLTEDQALVRYALWRRIFCGEGWTRIGPEVRLPGPVRPRTLKDEVLQKVVESPLPEAPLPDTHAERLAVRYSFPNWLVQKLAQAYPESVLEGLLSSLDEEPGLHFRVRPPGTRDAVLAALQEEGVAAEAVLAAPDAVRVVDASHRIFETRVMKTGRLQVQDVGSQLISEVCRPVGGSLQGLTVADVCAGAGGKTLALADFVGPTGKVLAGDRSRRRLAEARERVRHFSLRQVAFPHPLPLSEADVLLIDAPCSGTGSLAREPDQKWKLNAAEIAKYQTTQSELLDEVSRQAKHGALVVYATCSVLPDEDEAVVEGFLAKHPEFTLEPVADVLGAERAALAAQGPYLKALPPRVPGGGFFAARLRRTGQG
- a CDS encoding MlaC/ttg2D family ABC transporter substrate-binding protein, translated to MIASLLAATLLAAAPTPLTVVKSGNADVQKAANAPGATVESLASVVEKFVDFQELAKRALGDKTWDSLTPAQRKDFSETMTGLLRASYAQKAIGQAQADVKYGKETIKDSEATVDTTLTLKKDQIPVDYRLYKVKNDWRIYDVVTDEVSLVDTYKGQFQKLLSTKGFDGLLSTLKTKRAQLEKENAAQSAKGTGGSAAPAK
- a CDS encoding tetratricopeptide repeat protein — translated: MYNLLISLAVGIVVALLVKLANFSIWAGLVPGLIAAVITFFFLGRRVAGQIQALMTTVQSDLQSQPTSKKDAEGRVERAVKTLEKGLVYDKWQFMVGPEIHAQIGMLKYMVKDLDGALVHFKKGSSRNYMAKAMEGALYFQRNDTPAMKAAFEAAAKSGKKEAIVWAVYAWCLLQKKEKDEALRVLGRGVEENPKDEKLKASLGQLQNDKRLKMKPYEPMWWQFGLETPPMMPPMGGGGGRRMQFVTRR
- a CDS encoding N-acetyltransferase; the encoded protein is MALPAEPPAVQPALPPLPSDVLVTPVRDAAARMTFIRFPFSLYTGDPNWVPPLEMERKDFLDPKKNPFFEYGEVELFLAWRGQDVVGRIAAIRNPRHQEIHGTKEGFFGLFECVNDAGIARLLLDAAASWLKERGLDSMIGPANFSSNQDWGLLIEGHEVPPAIMMPYNPPYFAALLEACGLVKAKDLFAFDLSSSAEPPEKVVRIAEKMRQREGITVRAVNLKDFAAEVERIREIYNSAWEKNWGFVPFTDREFDHLAKEMKTIVRPELVLIAEVKGEPVAFSMTLPDANVAIKAANGRLTTFGLPIGLTKMLLASRRIQRLRLITLGIKEGYRRRGLDAILYLDTLRTAHRLGYSGGEISWTLEDNHLVNRAIESMGGKRSKTYRLYQRSL
- a CDS encoding NAD-dependent epimerase/dehydratase family protein → MRFLLTGGTGFIGQRLASRIVERGDSLTVLVRPSSRRDALAALGARFAVGDLTTGEGLTEAVRDVDCVLHLAGVTKAREPAGYFEGNANGTRRLAEAMAALPHPPRLVYCSSLAAAGPSTPERPRREEDPPAPVSTYGRSKLGGEEAVRELADKVPSVIVRPPMVYGPGDVEFIPSVIPMAKRGVALKSGFGPKRYSLIHVDDLNTALLAAAERGPTLDKADAARGVYTVSDGHEYSWEDVCAAVARALGRAPPTVLPVPDTVGYFLGLGSEAMARLRGTVPILNRDKVREMTCAAWTCTTERASKELGFAPTILLDQGLVGTLASYGHA
- a CDS encoding response regulator, coding for MKVLLVEDDASLREGMGELIADLAEVRSVGDVSQALEVLSQERFELVLTDLRIGGGEAGGRAVLEAARKGRQAVAIVSAASPEEVARALRPHVPDGILVKPFQIEDILGLVERFLAVHRGVEAASRGTTVPSEGDWVECSPGVHLASPGGGAGGAIWVRLVAGGQWTWAARPRGREAALLLEGELDVEGTRFVAPASFFVGAEDSPEVRTATGCLVITLGLDG
- a CDS encoding diguanylate cyclase, with the protein product MQRRGRTSERSLLLVIEDDASVLESLSDLLASRFDVLGAADAGVGLELAREHRPDLVLLDRFLPSGDGLAVLEALQEDSRTESTPVIFLTGDADEATLERCLEMGAVDFIHKPASARELMARIDRALRQSEQQRRLQILAQTDALTGLANFRALTIRLEEELRRAQRYGYPLSVVIIDLDHLKAINDGMGHDVGNRAILALANQLKGNLRESDFAARFGGDEFVALLPHQTALEAAVFAERIRSGLRSVGVQKSDGRPASFGLSVSVGIADHTLETPRDDTEGLMKAADAALYEAKREGRDRVVVFGRPAMAPSVQRH